From the genome of Variovorax sp. RA8, one region includes:
- a CDS encoding H-NS histone family protein — translation MASTLADINSQIKKHDEQIAQLRKQAEELRNQERSSVIEELRKKIAEYGLTAADLKLGARSTRRGPPAAAPKSAAKYRSPTGETWSGGRGRKPRWITEALAAGKSLSEFEIH, via the coding sequence ATGGCCTCAACACTTGCCGACATCAATTCCCAGATCAAGAAGCACGACGAGCAGATTGCGCAATTGCGCAAGCAAGCCGAGGAGCTGCGCAATCAGGAGCGCTCGAGCGTGATCGAGGAGTTGCGGAAGAAGATCGCCGAATACGGCCTGACGGCGGCCGATTTGAAACTCGGGGCGCGCAGCACCAGGCGGGGACCTCCGGCGGCCGCGCCGAAGTCCGCTGCGAAGTACCGCAGCCCGACGGGAGAAACCTGGTCAGGCGGACGCGGCCGCAAGCCGCGCTGGATCACCGAGGCACTGGCCGCCGGCAAATCGCTGTCCGAGTTCGAGATCCACTGA
- a CDS encoding peptidylprolyl isomerase, translated as MFDFIRQHNKILMVVLFLLIVPSFVVVGVLDRYSGSGDKGEKVASVAGESIRRPEWDAQHRIDVDRIRQQRSDVDPAIFDTDAQRYGTLERMVRDRVLAAAAAQDHFVVTEQRQLEIFQNDPGLASFVVVKDGKRQFDRDLFLRATGMTPEQHQAALAAQMVRQQVLKGITDTALATPAQTAVMLDAFYDRREIQVARFAPGEFAAKVTVSDADLEAYYKQHVAQFQVPEQASVEYLVLDLEAAKKNIAVNEADVRTYYEQNRERLGTKEERRASHILISVPSGAPAAEREKAREKAQGLLAEVKKAPASFAEIARKNSQDPGSAEKGGDLDFVARGAMVKPFEEAMFALKKGEISDLVETEFGYHIIQLNDIKPGVVPPFEQVRAKIEDEVRSQQATQEFAKAAETFTDAVYQQPDSLKPAAEKLKLAIRTADKVARTPAPGATGALASRNFLNALFAADSLERKHNTEAIEIGPNQLASGRVTQYAPARAQPFEEVKDKVRAQLVAERAGALAKTEGEAKLAAWQSNAAGATFGAALTVSRLDAQSQPMPVIEAALRADPAKLPALVGVDLGAQGYAVVRVNKTVPRTPPAAEMAQQETQQVALATSAAEAAAYYELLKSRFKAEILVPKPVDAGIAIGR; from the coding sequence ATGTTCGATTTCATCCGACAGCACAACAAAATCCTGATGGTTGTCCTGTTCCTGTTGATCGTGCCGTCATTCGTGGTGGTCGGCGTGCTGGACCGCTACAGCGGTTCCGGCGACAAGGGCGAGAAGGTCGCCAGCGTGGCGGGCGAGAGCATTCGTCGTCCGGAGTGGGATGCGCAGCATCGCATTGATGTCGATCGCATTCGCCAGCAAAGGTCGGATGTGGATCCCGCGATATTCGATACGGATGCGCAGCGCTACGGGACGCTCGAGCGGATGGTGCGGGACCGCGTGCTGGCCGCCGCCGCGGCCCAGGATCACTTCGTGGTGACCGAGCAGCGCCAACTGGAGATCTTCCAGAACGATCCGGGCCTGGCGAGCTTCGTCGTCGTCAAGGATGGCAAGCGTCAGTTCGACCGCGATCTGTTCTTGCGCGCCACGGGCATGACACCCGAGCAGCATCAGGCCGCACTCGCTGCGCAGATGGTGCGCCAGCAGGTGCTGAAGGGCATTACCGATACGGCCCTCGCGACACCGGCGCAGACCGCCGTCATGCTCGACGCCTTCTATGACCGGCGCGAGATCCAGGTGGCGCGCTTCGCTCCCGGTGAGTTCGCGGCCAAGGTCACTGTCAGCGATGCGGACCTGGAGGCCTATTACAAACAGCATGTCGCTCAGTTCCAGGTGCCGGAGCAGGCGAGTGTCGAATACCTCGTGCTGGACCTCGAGGCTGCCAAGAAGAACATCGCCGTCAACGAGGCCGACGTACGCACCTACTACGAACAGAATCGCGAACGCCTCGGCACGAAGGAGGAGCGCCGTGCCAGCCACATCCTGATCAGCGTGCCCTCGGGCGCCCCGGCCGCGGAGCGCGAAAAGGCGCGCGAGAAGGCGCAGGGATTGCTCGCCGAGGTCAAGAAGGCGCCCGCCAGCTTCGCCGAGATCGCGCGCAAAAATTCGCAAGACCCTGGCTCGGCAGAAAAGGGCGGCGATCTCGACTTCGTGGCGCGCGGGGCGATGGTGAAGCCGTTCGAGGAAGCGATGTTCGCGCTCAAGAAGGGCGAGATCAGCGATTTGGTCGAGACCGAGTTCGGCTACCACATCATCCAGCTCAACGACATCAAGCCGGGAGTGGTGCCGCCGTTCGAGCAGGTGCGCGCGAAGATCGAGGATGAGGTTCGCAGCCAGCAAGCCACGCAGGAGTTCGCCAAGGCGGCCGAGACCTTCACCGATGCCGTCTACCAACAGCCCGACAGCCTGAAGCCGGCCGCCGAGAAGCTGAAGCTGGCGATCCGCACAGCCGACAAGGTGGCACGCACGCCAGCGCCCGGTGCGACGGGGGCCCTGGCCAGCCGCAATTTCCTGAATGCCCTGTTTGCGGCCGATTCGTTGGAGCGCAAGCACAACACGGAGGCGATCGAGATCGGTCCGAACCAGCTCGCGTCCGGGAGAGTGACGCAATACGCCCCGGCGCGGGCGCAGCCTTTCGAAGAGGTCAAGGACAAGGTTCGGGCGCAACTCGTCGCCGAACGCGCGGGGGCGCTGGCCAAAACCGAAGGCGAAGCCAAGCTCGCAGCCTGGCAGTCCAACGCGGCCGGTGCGACCTTCGGCGCGGCGCTGACGGTTTCGCGGCTGGACGCGCAGTCGCAGCCGATGCCGGTCATCGAGGCAGCACTGCGCGCCGATCCGGCCAAGCTGCCCGCGCTAGTGGGAGTGGACCTCGGCGCGCAAGGATATGCCGTCGTTCGCGTCAACAAGACCGTGCCGCGCACGCCGCCCGCCGCCGAGATGGCGCAGCAGGAAACCCAGCAGGTCGCGCTGGCCACGTCCGCCGCGGAGGCTGCCGCTTACTACGAGCTGCTCAAGAGCCGGTTCAAGGCTGAGATCCTGGTGCCGAAACCGGTCGATGCGGGCATTGCCATCGGACGCTAG
- a CDS encoding HU family DNA-binding protein, translated as MNKTELIEHIAKNADISKAAATRALESTIGAIRTTLKKGGSVSLVGFGTFAVGKRAARTGRNPRTGDAIKIKAAKIPKFRPGKALKDALN; from the coding sequence GTGAACAAAACCGAACTGATTGAGCACATCGCAAAAAACGCCGACATCTCGAAAGCCGCTGCAACGCGCGCACTGGAATCGACGATCGGCGCCATTCGTACCACGCTCAAGAAGGGCGGCTCGGTCTCGCTCGTCGGTTTCGGCACTTTTGCTGTGGGTAAACGCGCTGCACGCACGGGCCGCAATCCGCGGACCGGCGACGCGATTAAAATCAAGGCCGCCAAGATCCCGAAGTTCCGGCCCGGCAAGGCGCTGAAAGATGCGCTGAACTGA
- a CDS encoding protein-L-isoaspartate(D-aspartate) O-methyltransferase, whose product MASQRPGFPVRLTPTASAATRGRPSAVPVKPLVHHTPSMASEAVRARMVQRLAAQGVADARVLRAMNTVERHRFVDSALVNQAYEDTSLPIGLGQTISKPSVVARMIELLLGAPALANKPGERLGRVLEIGTGCGYQAAVLSHVATEVYSIERLRGLHERARANLRPFRLATVHLLLGDGMVGYAKGAPYAGIIAAAGGDAVPETWLAQLAVGGRIVAPTQSSTGGQALVVIDKTARGLERRVLEAVHFVPLKSGIA is encoded by the coding sequence ATGGCAAGTCAACGGCCAGGGTTCCCCGTGCGGCTCACGCCCACCGCATCGGCGGCGACGCGCGGCCGGCCCTCGGCCGTTCCTGTGAAGCCGCTCGTTCATCACACGCCATCCATGGCATCGGAGGCGGTGCGCGCCCGCATGGTCCAGCGGCTCGCTGCGCAGGGCGTCGCCGACGCGCGCGTGCTGCGTGCCATGAACACGGTCGAGCGTCATCGATTCGTCGACAGCGCCTTGGTCAACCAGGCGTATGAAGACACGAGTCTGCCGATCGGACTGGGCCAGACCATCTCGAAGCCCAGCGTGGTGGCGCGCATGATCGAGTTGCTGCTCGGTGCGCCCGCCTTGGCGAACAAGCCCGGCGAGCGACTGGGGCGCGTGCTCGAGATCGGTACCGGCTGCGGCTACCAGGCCGCCGTGCTGAGCCATGTCGCGACGGAGGTCTACAGCATCGAGCGCCTGCGCGGCCTGCATGAGCGGGCTCGCGCCAATCTGCGCCCGTTCCGCTTGGCCACGGTTCACCTCCTCCTTGGCGACGGCATGGTGGGTTATGCGAAGGGCGCGCCCTATGCCGGCATCATTGCCGCTGCCGGCGGTGATGCGGTGCCGGAGACATGGCTTGCGCAACTCGCCGTCGGTGGCCGCATCGTCGCGCCGACACAGTCGTCGACGGGTGGACAGGCCCTCGTCGTCATCGACAAGACAGCACGCGGACTGGAGCGCCGCGTTCTTGAGGCGGTTCACTTTGTCCCCCTAAAATCGGGAATTGCTTGA
- a CDS encoding alpha/beta fold hydrolase, whose amino-acid sequence MQNGFSSFHVFRDGVRLHGRMGGKGAPLLLLHGHPQTHAIWHRVAPALATRFTLVMMDLRGYGDSDRPAADAAHLAYSKREMARDAMAVMRHHGFDHFQVLAHDRGARVAHRLAVDHPQAVERLMLLDVAPTLAMYEQTSDAFARAYWHWFFLIQPSPLPEALIESDPARYVRSVMGSRHAGLAPFAPEALAEYERCAAIAGTARGICEDYRASATIDLEHDRADVAAGLKLVQPLRVLWGEHGAVGRCFDVPSLWRERAERVSGAALACGHYIPEEASEALAEEALQFFV is encoded by the coding sequence ATGCAGAACGGCTTTTCCTCCTTCCACGTGTTTCGCGACGGGGTCCGCCTGCACGGGCGCATGGGCGGGAAGGGCGCGCCCTTGCTGCTGCTGCACGGCCATCCGCAGACACACGCCATCTGGCATCGCGTGGCGCCTGCGCTGGCCACGCGCTTCACACTCGTCATGATGGATCTGCGCGGCTATGGCGACTCGGATCGGCCGGCGGCCGATGCCGCGCACCTCGCCTACAGCAAGCGCGAGATGGCAAGGGATGCGATGGCCGTGATGCGCCATCACGGCTTCGACCACTTCCAGGTTCTGGCGCACGATCGCGGCGCGCGCGTTGCGCACCGGCTCGCCGTGGATCATCCTCAGGCCGTCGAGCGACTGATGCTGCTGGATGTCGCGCCCACGCTCGCCATGTACGAACAGACGTCCGACGCCTTCGCTCGTGCGTACTGGCACTGGTTCTTCCTGATCCAGCCGTCGCCGCTGCCCGAGGCTCTGATCGAGTCCGACCCGGCGCGCTACGTGCGTAGCGTGATGGGCAGCCGACATGCCGGCCTGGCGCCCTTCGCTCCCGAGGCGCTGGCCGAGTACGAGCGCTGCGCCGCAATCGCCGGTACGGCGCGCGGCATCTGCGAGGACTACCGTGCTTCGGCCACGATCGATCTCGAGCATGACCGCGCCGATGTCGCCGCCGGGCTGAAGCTTGTGCAGCCGCTGCGCGTGCTGTGGGGCGAGCATGGCGCGGTGGGGCGCTGCTTCGATGTGCCGAGCCTTTGGCGCGAGCGCGCCGAGCGAGTATCCGGTGCTGCGCTGGCTTGCGGCCACTACATTCCCGAAGAGGCATCCGAGGCGCTGGCCGAGGAAGCGCTTCAGTTTTTTGTTTGA
- a CDS encoding type IV pilin protein: MRKQHGFTLIELVITIAVVGILAAIALPSYQQYIIRSKRSAAQAQMMDIANRQQQYLLANRVYADKTALQAGGYSLPAEVSAGYDYSITLGTGAVPGFTVTFTPKGSQASDGALTLNNEGLKAPAGKW, from the coding sequence ATGCGCAAACAGCACGGGTTCACATTGATTGAACTGGTCATCACGATAGCGGTCGTCGGGATCCTGGCCGCCATCGCCCTGCCCAGCTACCAGCAGTACATCATTCGTTCCAAGCGGTCGGCGGCACAGGCTCAGATGATGGACATCGCCAACCGGCAGCAGCAGTACCTGCTCGCCAACCGCGTCTATGCGGACAAGACCGCGCTGCAAGCCGGCGGCTACAGCCTCCCGGCCGAGGTGAGTGCTGGCTACGACTACAGCATCACCTTGGGCACCGGCGCCGTTCCGGGCTTCACTGTGACGTTCACGCCGAAGGGCAGCCAGGCCAGCGACGGGGCGCTCACGCTCAACAACGAGGGCCTCAAGGCGCCCGCCGGAAAATGGTAA
- a CDS encoding NADPH:quinone oxidoreductase family protein, giving the protein MHAWLCENPTGVDALTWKELPTPAPGPGQVLIEIKAASLNFPDLLIVQNKYQIKPPLPFVPGSEYAGVVSAVGEGVTQLRVGQSVACLSGTGGFGTHTLAPAALCMPLPEGFGHVDAAAFIMIYATSWHALMDRAQLKPGETVLVLGAAGGVGTAAIQIAKAAGAKVIAAASTDEKCELCKSIGADLAINYTTHALPNGFRDAIKAATDGKGPDVIYDPVGGEFAEPAFRSIGWRGRYLVVGFASGPIPSLPLNLMLLKGASLVGVFWGDFAKREPKANAQMMAELVKWYGQGKIKPVIDSTMPMAELKTAYAHMGSRGVKGKLVMVN; this is encoded by the coding sequence ATGCACGCATGGCTCTGTGAGAACCCGACCGGCGTCGATGCGCTGACCTGGAAAGAACTGCCAACGCCGGCGCCTGGCCCGGGCCAGGTGCTGATCGAGATCAAGGCAGCCAGCCTGAACTTTCCCGATCTGCTGATCGTGCAGAACAAATACCAGATAAAGCCGCCGCTGCCCTTCGTACCGGGATCGGAGTACGCCGGTGTGGTCTCGGCCGTCGGCGAAGGAGTCACCCAATTGCGCGTGGGCCAAAGTGTTGCTTGTCTGTCGGGCACGGGCGGCTTCGGTACCCACACACTGGCTCCCGCGGCCCTCTGCATGCCCCTGCCCGAGGGCTTCGGCCATGTCGATGCGGCCGCCTTCATCATGATCTATGCCACTTCCTGGCACGCGCTGATGGACCGGGCGCAGCTCAAGCCCGGCGAGACCGTGCTGGTGCTCGGCGCAGCCGGCGGCGTCGGCACTGCCGCCATTCAGATCGCCAAAGCCGCTGGCGCCAAGGTGATTGCCGCGGCGTCGACGGACGAGAAATGCGAACTGTGCAAATCCATCGGCGCGGACCTCGCGATCAACTACACCACGCACGCGCTTCCCAACGGGTTCCGCGATGCAATCAAGGCGGCGACTGACGGCAAAGGTCCCGACGTGATTTACGATCCCGTCGGCGGGGAATTCGCAGAACCCGCGTTTCGTTCGATCGGCTGGCGGGGACGCTATCTGGTGGTGGGTTTCGCCTCCGGACCGATTCCTTCGCTGCCGCTCAATTTGATGCTGCTCAAAGGCGCATCGCTGGTTGGTGTGTTCTGGGGCGATTTCGCCAAGCGCGAGCCCAAGGCCAATGCGCAGATGATGGCTGAATTGGTGAAATGGTATGGCCAGGGCAAGATCAAGCCGGTGATTGACAGCACCATGCCAATGGCCGAACTCAAGACGGCCTATGCCCACATGGGCTCGCGTGGCGTCAAGGGTAAGCTCGTCATGGTCAACTGA
- a CDS encoding prepilin-type N-terminal cleavage/methylation domain-containing protein, with the protein MVKLHSQRGATLLEALVTLVIIAFGLLGLVGLQSRLQVSEMEAYQRSQALILLNDMANRIAINRRAAGSYVTGTPVGTGNCPSATGSRQQVDAAEWCNALQGAAETSGTSKLGTVIGGRGCVEDLGNNEYLITVAWQGLVPISAPPEGVACGKDLYNGDAASRCQNDLCRRTVTTLVRIGSLT; encoded by the coding sequence ATGGTAAAGCTTCACTCACAGCGCGGCGCGACCCTGCTGGAAGCGTTGGTCACGCTGGTCATCATCGCCTTCGGCCTGCTCGGGCTGGTAGGCCTGCAATCGCGCCTGCAAGTGTCAGAGATGGAGGCCTACCAGCGTTCGCAGGCGCTGATCCTGCTGAACGACATGGCCAACCGGATCGCCATCAACCGCCGAGCCGCCGGCAGCTACGTTACCGGCACGCCGGTGGGCACCGGCAACTGCCCCTCCGCCACCGGCAGCCGCCAGCAGGTCGACGCCGCCGAATGGTGCAACGCGCTCCAGGGCGCGGCGGAGACTTCCGGCACCAGCAAGCTGGGCACCGTGATCGGCGGCCGCGGCTGCGTGGAGGACCTGGGCAACAACGAGTACCTGATCACGGTCGCCTGGCAGGGCCTGGTGCCGATCTCCGCGCCGCCCGAGGGCGTCGCCTGCGGCAAGGACCTCTACAACGGCGACGCAGCATCGCGCTGCCAGAACGACCTGTGCCGCCGCACGGTGACGACGCTGGTGCGCATCGGATCGCTCACATGA
- a CDS encoding LysR substrate-binding domain-containing protein, whose product MERSDLELVLSVRHAGSLAGAAAALSVVPSVVTKRLAQLEKELGHRLFERTTRRLSLTAEGEAVCAHAQRLLEGFAALESELRERQKEPSGALRIAATFGFGRRWLGPALAQFGQQYPALQIELHLTERLPDLGADGYDGAVWLWSAPARHAGDWVARRLARNQRVLAASPAYLRRRGTPEDAQALAGHDCLVVHENEAAPARPSDVWALSDAKNRTSTRVQVRGPLSSNSGELVRDWCLAGHGIVLRSLWDIAPQLSSGELVRVLPELSMPDADIQWIAPWRARTPRRVRLLVDFLAEQFRPEPWKPAALPLGARHHKV is encoded by the coding sequence ATGGAACGCAGTGACCTCGAGTTGGTTCTTTCCGTTCGCCATGCGGGCAGCCTGGCTGGCGCGGCCGCGGCATTGAGCGTGGTGCCCTCGGTCGTTACCAAGCGGCTTGCACAACTTGAAAAAGAGCTGGGGCATCGTCTTTTCGAACGCACCACTCGCCGACTGAGCCTCACCGCCGAGGGTGAGGCCGTCTGCGCGCACGCCCAGCGCCTGCTCGAAGGCTTCGCGGCGCTCGAGTCCGAGTTGCGCGAGCGGCAGAAAGAGCCGAGCGGCGCGCTGCGGATCGCCGCCACCTTCGGGTTCGGACGACGCTGGCTAGGCCCCGCGCTTGCCCAGTTCGGGCAGCAATACCCCGCCTTGCAGATCGAACTTCACCTGACAGAACGGCTCCCGGATCTTGGTGCCGATGGCTACGACGGCGCGGTATGGCTCTGGTCCGCGCCGGCCCGGCACGCGGGAGACTGGGTCGCACGCCGGCTGGCGCGGAACCAGCGCGTGCTGGCCGCGTCGCCGGCCTACCTGCGACGACGCGGAACCCCTGAGGATGCGCAGGCCCTGGCCGGGCACGATTGTCTGGTCGTGCACGAAAACGAGGCTGCGCCGGCCCGCCCCTCCGATGTGTGGGCCTTGAGCGACGCGAAGAATCGCACCTCCACGCGCGTTCAGGTCCGCGGCCCCCTGTCCAGCAATTCCGGCGAGCTGGTGCGCGACTGGTGCCTCGCCGGCCACGGCATCGTGCTGCGCAGCCTCTGGGACATCGCGCCGCAGTTGAGCTCGGGCGAACTCGTTCGCGTGCTGCCGGAGTTGTCGATGCCGGATGCCGACATCCAGTGGATCGCCCCCTGGCGCGCCAGGACGCCGCGCCGCGTCCGTCTGCTGGTCGACTTCCTGGCCGAACAGTTTCGCCCGGAGCCATGGAAGCCGGCGGCGCTTCCGCTGGGTGCCAGGCATCACAAGGTGTAA
- a CDS encoding tartrate dehydrogenase, with translation MSGRKRIAVIAGDGIGKETMPEGLRVLDAAARKFGIDLHFDHFDFSSWDYCEKHGKMLPDDWKDQIGSHDAIYFGAVGWPEKIPDHVSLWGSLLLFRREFDQYINLRPARLMPGIVAPVVRRDGSARQPGEIDMYIVRENTEGEYSSIGGRMYEGTAREIVIQETVMSRTGVDRVLKFAFELARSRPGKHLTSATKSNGISITMPYWDERVAEMAKNYPDIKLDKFHIDILTAHFVQRPDFFDVVVASNLFGDILSDLGPACTGTIGIAPSANLNPERSTPSLFEPVHGSAPDIAGKGIANPIGQIWCGAMMLEFLGHRNAHDAILAAIEKVLAPESGAPRTPDIGGSAGTIDLGRAIAQAL, from the coding sequence ATGAGCGGCAGGAAGCGTATCGCCGTGATCGCCGGGGACGGCATCGGCAAGGAAACCATGCCCGAGGGGCTGCGCGTGCTCGATGCGGCGGCCCGCAAGTTCGGGATCGATCTGCATTTCGACCACTTCGATTTCTCGAGCTGGGACTACTGCGAGAAGCACGGCAAGATGCTGCCGGACGACTGGAAGGACCAGATCGGCAGTCACGACGCGATCTATTTCGGCGCGGTCGGCTGGCCCGAGAAGATTCCGGACCATGTTTCGCTCTGGGGGTCTCTGCTGCTGTTCCGCCGCGAGTTCGACCAGTACATCAACCTGCGGCCTGCGCGCCTGATGCCCGGCATCGTCGCGCCCGTGGTGCGGCGCGACGGCTCGGCGCGGCAGCCCGGCGAGATCGACATGTACATCGTGCGCGAGAACACCGAGGGCGAGTACTCGAGCATCGGCGGGCGCATGTACGAGGGAACGGCGCGCGAGATCGTGATCCAGGAGACGGTGATGTCGCGCACGGGCGTGGACCGGGTTCTCAAGTTTGCCTTCGAGCTGGCGCGGTCGCGTCCCGGCAAGCACCTGACCAGCGCGACCAAATCCAATGGCATCTCGATCACCATGCCGTACTGGGACGAGCGCGTGGCGGAGATGGCGAAGAACTATCCGGACATCAAGCTCGACAAGTTCCACATCGATATCCTGACGGCGCATTTCGTGCAACGCCCCGACTTCTTCGACGTGGTGGTGGCCAGCAACCTGTTCGGCGACATACTGTCCGACCTCGGCCCCGCTTGCACCGGCACGATCGGCATCGCGCCGAGCGCCAACCTCAACCCTGAGCGAAGCACGCCGTCGCTGTTCGAGCCGGTGCACGGCTCGGCGCCGGATATTGCGGGCAAGGGCATCGCCAATCCGATCGGCCAGATCTGGTGCGGCGCCATGATGCTCGAGTTCCTGGGCCACAGGAACGCGCACGACGCGATCCTGGCCGCGATCGAAAAGGTGCTGGCGCCGGAGAGCGGGGCGCCGCGCACGCCGGACATCGGCGGCAGCGCGGGCACCATCGACCTGGGGCGCGCGATTGCGCAAGCGCTCTGA
- the surE gene encoding 5'/3'-nucleotidase SurE, giving the protein MKILISNDDGFQAPGIVALHDALKDVAEVEVVAPEHNNSAKSNALTLAAPLYVHKAHNGFRYVTGTPADCVHIALKGLLDYRPDLVVSGINNGANMGDDTIYSGTVGAAMEAYLFGIPAIAFSQIEKGWAHVDAAARAARRLVEQIERDRMLGGPAFLLNVNVPNLPFEELKPIRVCRLGRRHAAEKVITQDSPRGETMYWIAGAGGAKDSGEGTDFHATAAGHIALTPLQIDLTDHANLEQWRQTVARLGGPS; this is encoded by the coding sequence ATGAAGATACTGATTTCGAACGACGATGGCTTCCAGGCTCCCGGTATCGTGGCATTGCACGATGCGCTCAAGGATGTAGCGGAAGTCGAGGTGGTTGCGCCAGAGCACAACAACAGCGCCAAGTCGAATGCGCTCACGCTCGCGGCACCGCTCTACGTGCACAAGGCGCACAACGGTTTTCGCTATGTGACCGGCACGCCGGCGGATTGCGTGCATATCGCGCTCAAGGGCCTGCTCGACTATCGGCCCGATCTCGTGGTGTCCGGCATCAACAACGGCGCCAACATGGGCGACGACACCATCTATTCGGGCACCGTCGGAGCCGCCATGGAGGCGTACCTTTTCGGCATTCCGGCGATTGCCTTCTCGCAAATCGAGAAGGGCTGGGCACATGTCGACGCGGCGGCGCGCGCGGCGCGAAGGCTGGTCGAACAGATCGAGCGCGATCGCATGCTCGGGGGTCCTGCATTCCTGCTCAACGTCAACGTGCCGAACCTGCCCTTCGAGGAGCTCAAGCCCATCAGGGTCTGCAGGTTGGGGCGCCGTCACGCCGCGGAGAAGGTCATCACCCAGGACAGTCCGCGCGGCGAGACCATGTACTGGATCGCCGGCGCGGGCGGCGCGAAGGACAGCGGTGAAGGCACCGACTTCCATGCGACGGCCGCCGGCCACATCGCCCTGACGCCGCTGCAGATCGATCTGACCGACCACGCCAATCTGGAACAGTGGCGCCAGACGGTGGCACGGCTGGGCGGGCCTTCCTGA
- a CDS encoding peptidoglycan DD-metalloendopeptidase family protein has product MQGIGNRGWLAGVTLLVALLIAGCAAKRGPVPVEDRGTMIGAPVAAASTAPGAPPITTDASGKPLPGIENYGKPGYYAVRPGDTIRRIGTETGQNWRDIARWNNLENPDLIEVGQVLRVIPPAGAATTPAATPTPLASDAVRTTAPSAAPGPTAAAAPAPAAAASAAAKPTPSIVTASPATPAATGSGDEDVGWIWPAQGSLIAGFDEAKNKGLDIGGRAGDSVLAAADGRVVYAGAGLRGYGNLIILKHNNTYLTAYAHNRTLLVKEDQSVQKGQKIAEMGNSDADRVKLHFEIRRQGKPVDPARYLPAR; this is encoded by the coding sequence ATGCAGGGTATTGGCAATCGGGGCTGGCTTGCTGGCGTGACGCTGCTGGTCGCACTCTTGATTGCGGGGTGTGCCGCGAAGCGCGGGCCCGTTCCGGTCGAAGACCGCGGCACGATGATCGGTGCGCCAGTTGCTGCTGCGTCGACCGCGCCAGGCGCACCTCCCATCACCACCGATGCATCGGGCAAGCCGCTGCCGGGCATCGAGAACTACGGCAAGCCTGGCTACTACGCGGTGCGTCCCGGCGACACCATTCGCCGCATCGGCACGGAGACGGGTCAAAACTGGCGTGACATCGCGCGCTGGAACAATCTCGAGAATCCCGACCTGATCGAAGTGGGTCAAGTGCTGCGCGTGATTCCGCCTGCGGGCGCGGCCACGACACCGGCAGCGACGCCTACACCCCTTGCCTCTGATGCAGTCCGGACCACCGCGCCCTCGGCCGCTCCGGGACCAACAGCTGCTGCCGCGCCAGCTCCCGCTGCTGCTGCGAGCGCGGCCGCCAAGCCGACGCCGTCCATCGTGACCGCCTCGCCTGCGACACCGGCCGCGACGGGCTCGGGGGACGAAGACGTGGGCTGGATCTGGCCTGCGCAGGGTTCGTTGATCGCGGGCTTCGACGAGGCGAAGAACAAAGGGCTCGACATCGGCGGCAGGGCCGGCGACTCGGTGCTCGCCGCGGCCGATGGGCGCGTCGTCTACGCCGGGGCGGGGCTGCGCGGCTACGGCAACCTGATCATCCTCAAGCACAACAACACCTATCTCACCGCGTACGCCCACAACCGGACGCTGCTGGTGAAGGAGGACCAGTCGGTGCAGAAGGGCCAGAAGATTGCCGAGATGGGCAACAGTGACGCGGACCGCGTAAAGCTGCACTTCGAGATCCGCCGGCAGGGCAAGCCTGTCGATCCGGCGCGCTATCTGCCCGCTCGGTAG